From the genome of Streptomyces xanthophaeus:
GGAGCAGCGACAGCACCGCGCCCTTGACCGCGCTCATGCGCTGCCGGGCCGCCATGGAACCGGAGGCGTCGACGACGAAGAGGACGAGGTTGCCCTCGCGCCCCTCCCGCGTGGCCTGGCGCAGATCGTCCTTGCGGATCACGAGGCCGCGCCCGTCGCGGCCGCGCGCCTTCTGGTGCGGGGCGGCGGCCTGGATGGTGGCGGTCAGGTGCAGCTTCGTCAGGTGCCCGCGCGGGCGCTGGGCGCCGGTGGTGCGGCCGTGGGCGGTGCGGGCGCGGGACCGGCGGCCGGACGCGCCCTCACCGAGACCGGGCACGCTGAGCATCTTGGTCCGGAACGGCTCGGCGGCACGGACCGCGGCCTGCTCCGGCCCGGCGGCCTCCTGGGCGGAGGGCTGCGGGGCCTCGGGGGCATCCGCGGGGGCCTCGCCGCTCTCGGGGGCCTCAGGGGCCTCAGGGGCCTCGGGGGTCTCGGCCGGGGCGCCCGGGTCCTGCGGAGGCGTGCCACCCGGGCCGCCGTCGGGACCACCGTCCCCGGGTCCGTCGTCGTCGGGGCCCTCGGGGTCCGGCTCCGGCTCCGGCTCGGGCTCCTCGTCGGGGAACTCGTCCAGGATCCGGTCGAGCATGTCCTCGTCCAGCCCCGGCGCGTCGAACGGGTTGCGGCGCCGCCGGTGCGGGAGCGCCAGCAGGGCGGCCTGCCGGACGTCCTCCTTGCGTACGTCGGTGCGCCCGGCCCAGGCGGCCAGCGCGGTCGCGGTCCGGGCCATCACGATGTCGGCACGCATCCCGTCGACCTCGAACCCGGCGCAGATCGCCGCGATCTGCAGGAGCGCGGTGTCGCCGAGCGAGACCTTCGGGAGCAGCGCCCGCGCGGCCACCACCCGGGCGCGGACCTCGTGCTCGTCCCCGGCCCAGCGGATCGCGAAGCCCGCGGGGTCGTCCTCGTAGGCGAGCCGGCGGCGGACCACCTCCACGCGCTGGGAGGGCTCGCGGGAGGCGGCCACCTCGACGGTGAGCCCGAACCGGTCCAGGAGCTGCGGCCGCAGCTCGCCCTCCTCGGGGTTCATCGTGCCGACGAGCAGGAAGCGGGCGGCGTGCCGGACGGAGACGCCCTCGCGCTCCACGTACGAGGCGCCCATCGCGGCCGCGTCCAGGAGCACGTCCACCAAGTGGTCATGGAGGAGGTTCACTTCGTCGACGTAGAGGATCCCGCGGTGGGCGTCGGCGAGCAGGCCGGGCTCGAAGGCCTTCACGCCCTCGGCGAGGGCCCGTTCGATGTCGAGGGCGCCGACGAGGCGGTCCTCGGAGGCGCCGACGGGCAGCTCCACCATGCGGGCGGGCCGCAGGGCGCCGGGACCGGACTCGTGCGGGCCGTCCGGGCACGAAGGGTCGGGCGCGGCCGGTGCGCAGGAGAACCGGCAGCCCGACACGACGTCGACCTGCGGCAGCAGTGCCGACAGTGCGCGGACGGCGGTGGATTTGGCGGTCCCCTTCTCACCGCGCACGAGCACCCCGCCGACCGCCGGGCTCACGGCGTTGAGCAGGAGCGCCAGCCGCAGGTCGGACTGGCCGACCACTGCGGTGAACGGATAGGGCGTGCTCATGCGTTGCTCACTCCTTGGAAGGCGCGGACCGTTGCCGTGTGCGGCGCTGCTGCTGGGGTTCCGCCCCGGACCCGGCGCCTCGATCGCCGGCGGGGCTTGATCTGGCTGGTGCCGTGCGCCCGAGGCGACTGGATCGCCCGCAGGGCAATTTCAGCCCCGCCCGGGGGCCCCTCCCAGCGGTGGCCGGGGGAGATCGAGGCGCGGGTCCGGGCAGAGCCCGGTTCCGGAAAAGGGCGGGGCGGGGGAGAGCCGCGCAGGGCCCGGCCGCCCGTCACGGCGCGCCCGGCGGGAGGAAGGGCAGGCCGGCCGGGGCGCCGCCCTCGATCAGCCGAAGCAGCGCAGCGGTGTCCGCGTGTTCCTCGATCAGGTCGCCGAGCAGGTCCAGCTGCTCCTCCCGCAGCGCGGCGAACGAGGTGTCCGGCGCCGGGACGAAGCGGCGGCCGGCGGCCTCGGCCACCTCCCGCAGGAACGCCCGGCGGAAGCCGTCCGACTCGAGCGAACCGTGCCAGTGGGTGCCCCACACCGACCCGACCCGGCAGCCGTCCAGGAAGGCCTCGCCGCCCAGCACCTCGGCGACGCCGTGGTGGATCTCGTAGCCCGCGACCTCCTCGCCCAGCGCCGAGCCCACCGGCCGGGCCAGGGTCTTCTCGCGCTCGAAGCGGATGCGCACGGGGAGCAGGCCGAGGCCGTCGACCTCGCCCGCCTTCGATTCGACCTCGTCCGAGATCCGCTCGCCCAGTACCTGGAACCCGCCGCAGATGCCCAGGACCGGCCGCCCCTCGGCGGCCCGCCGCAGCAGCGCGTCCGCGAGCCCGCGTTCCCGCAGCCACTGGAGGGCCTTCACCGTGCCCCGGGTGCCGGGTACGACGACCAGGTCCGCGTCGGCCAGTTCCTCGGCCCGGTCCACGAACCGCACCACGACCCCCGGCTCCGCCGCGAGCGCGTCGACGTCCGTGAAGTTCGACATCAGCGGCACCGCGCACACGGCGACCCGCAGCACGTCCTCGCCCACCGGCGGAGCGACCACGGACTCGCGTACCGCCCCGCGCAGCGAGACCCGCAGGCCGTCCTCCTCGTCGATGCCCAGGCCGTGCCGGAACGGCAGCACCCCGTACGTGGCACGGCCCGTCAGGCCGCGGAGCATCTCCATGCCCGGCTCCAGCAGCGACACGTCGCCGCGGAACTTGTTGACCATGTATCCCGCGATCAGGGACTGGTCCTCGGGGGAGAGCAGCGCCGTCGTCCCGAAGAAGGACGCGAAGACCCCGCCGCGGTCGATGTCCCCGACCACGACCACCGGGAACCGCGCGGCCCGCGCGATCCCCATGTTCACGATGTCGGTCCGGCGCAGGTTGATCTCGGCCGGACTCCCCGCCCCCTCGCAGATCACGGCGTCATACGTGCCCCGCAGCTGCTCCAGGCAGTCCGTGACGATGCCGAGCAGCTGCTCCCGGCGCCCGCCGTGCAGCGCCTTTCCGGGGGACGACCCCCCGGCCTCCCCGAAGAACCCGCGGGCGCTCATCTCGCCCACCGGCCTGCCCAGCAGCACCACCTGGCTGCTGTGGTCACTGCCCGGCTTGAGCAGCACCGGGTTCATCAGCGCGGTCGGCTCCACGCGGGCCGCCTGGGCCTGCATCGCCTGGGCGCGCCCGATCTCGGCGCCCTCCAGCGTCACGAAGGAGTTCAGCGACATGTTCTGCGCCTTGAAGGGCGCGACCTTCACACCCTGGCGGGCCAGCCAGCGGCAGATGCCCGCCGTGACCACGCTCTTGCCCGCGTCCGACGTGGTGCCCGCGACCAGCAGACCCCCGCCGCGCTTCGCGCCGCTCATCCGCGCCGTCCTTCTCGTGTCGTACGGGAGACCAGCAGCCGGGCGGCCACGCAGGCGCCCAGGGCCAGCCAGGTCACCTGCCGCGACAGCCGCACCGCCCGCTCGATGTCCGCGACCTCCACCGGCCGCCCCGCCCCGCCGTTCAGTACGGCCCGGTGCTCGACCCGGCCGCCGTACGCGAGGGTTCCGCCCAGTCTGACGCCCAGCGCCCCGGCGAAGGAGGCCTCGACGGGTCCGGCGTTCGGGCTCGGGTGCGCGGCGGCGTCCGCGCGCCAGGCCCGTACGGCGCCCCGCCGGTCGGGGCCGGCCAGCACGGCGGCGGCCGCCGTCAGCCGGGCCCCCGGCCAGCCGGCCAGGTCGTCGAGCCGGGCGGAGGCCCAGCCGTAGCGCAGGTAGCGGGGGGACTTGTGGCCGACCATCGCGTCCAGGGTGTTCACGGCGCGGAAGGCCAGCAGCCCGGGGACTCCGGCGGCGGCGCCCCACACGAGGGCCCCGACCACGGCGTCGGAGGTGTTCTCGGCGACGGACTCCACGACGGCGCGGGCCATCTGCTGCCCGTCCAGGGCCTGCGGGTCGCGTCCGCACAGGTGGGGCAGCCGCTCCCGGGCCACCTCGATGTCCCCGGCGGCGAGCGCGCCGCCGATGGCGCGGGCCTCACGGCCCAGGGAGGTGCCGCCCACGACGGCCCAGGTGGCCGCCGCCGTCAGGGCGATACGGGCGGCTGCGGGCCGGGAGCGCACGGCTCGGGCGCCCAGCGCTCCGACGGCGGCCGCGCCCCCGGCGCACACCAGGGTGTGCAGGAGGCCCCGGGCGCGGTCGTCGCGCCACAGGGATCGTTCGACGGCGGCGGCGGCCCGTCCGAAGGCGGCCACGGGGTGCCCTCGGCGCGGATCCCCGAGGATCCGGTCGCCGATCAGGCCCGCCGTGGCGCCGTACGCGAAGACGCGATCGGCACGCATGGTGACAGGTATGTCCTCACTCAGGGTCCGCGCCCTGGTTCGACGTGTCCGGCGGCGAGAGTTCCTGGCTCCCGGGACGCACGCGCGGCGTGCGGTTCCGGTGACAGTGGCGGGACCGCGCCGGATTCGCACCGGACTTCCTCTCCATGCCGCCGTATTGGCTCCGGCAGTCCACCACGCACGCCGAAGGCCCGTCAACTCGCCGTTGACCTGCGGTGCGGCCGGGACGCAGCAGGAGCGCGGGAGGGGGCGCGGGATGCGAAAAGCTCCCCCCGGGACAAATCCGGAGGGAGCCTTCACACCCGGTCGGCCGCGGGGCGGCGGATCAGGCGACGATCAGGTAGATCCCGTAGCCCACGGCCGCGGCGATGACCGCGAAGCAGGCGTACGCGCCGCTGCGGGCGAGGGTGGCGGTGCCGCCCTGCTCCGTGGCGGTCTCGTGCTTGGACAGGCCCACCAGGCCCAGGGTGAAGAGGGCCACGAGGGCGACGGTCGCGAAGAGGCTGACCCCGAAGACGGAGCCGAGCGCTTCCCAGTCGATCTTCATACTGCGGTTTCCTCTTGTGTCTCTGTCTCGGTCAGACCGCGGCGGCCGGAGCCGCCGGGGTCTGCGTCGCGGCCGGGATGGTGGCCTTGAGGGCTTCGTCAGTGACCTCGGCGGTCGTCGCCGCGGCGGTGGTGCCGGCGGCGGCGACGGTCGGCGGGACGGTGACCGCGGCGATGGCCGTGGTGACGACACCCGGCTCCTCGGCGCGGGCCGGCTCCACCTCGTTGACGTTGTTGTGGTCGACGACCTGGCGGCGCGAGATGAACCAGATGGCCAGGCAGGAGCCGATCAGGAAGAGGGTGACCGCGGCGATGCCGACGTCACCGATGCGCATGACCAGCTCGGCACCGGCCGAGACCAGCGCGGCCGCCGGCAGGGTCAGGCCCCAGGCGATGAACATGCGGGTCGCGGTGGACCAGCGGACCACACCGCCCTTGCGGCCCAGGCCCGCACCCATGACCGCACCGGAGCACGAGTGGGTGGTGGAGAGCGAGAAGCCCAGGTTCGACGAGGCGAGGATGACGGACGCGGCCGAGGTCTGGGCGGCGAAGCCCTGCTGCGGGTGCAGGTCGGTCAGGCCGCTGCCCATGGTGCGGATGATGCGCCAGCCGCCCAGGTAGGTGCCCATCGCGATGGCCATACCGGCGGAGACGATGACCCAGACCGGCGGGTTCGCGTCGGGCGCGATCGCGCCGCCGGCGATGAGGGCCAGGGTGATGATGCCCATCGTCTTCTGCGCGTCGTTGGTGCCGTGCGCGAGGGAGACGAGACCGGCCGAGGCGATCTGACCGGCGCGGTAACCCTTGCGGGAGGTCTTCTCGCCGACCTTGTCGCCCAGCTTGTAGGTGAGCTTGGCGGCCAGGTACGCGGCGATGCCGGCCACCAGCGGGGCGGCGATCGCGGGGATGAGGACCTTGGTGACGACGACGCTGCCGTTGACCGCGCCGATGCCGGCGGAGGCGACCGCGGCACCGATCAGGCCGCCCATCAGGGCGTGCGAGGAGCTGGAGGGGAGACCGACCAGCCAGGTGACGAGGTTCCAGAGGATCGCTCCGACCAGGGCGGCGAAGATCACCTCTGGCTGGATGCCCTCCTCGTTGACCAGGCCCTTGGAGATCGTCTTGGCGACCTCCACGGACATGAACGCGCCGACGAGGTTGAGCACGGCGGACATGGCCACCGCCGTCTTGGGCTTGAGGGCGCCGGTCGAGATGGTGGTAGCCATCGCGTTGGCTGTGTCGTGGAAACCGTTCGTGAAGTCGAACACGAGAGCGGTGATGATCACGATCCCGAGGAGAAGCGTTATGTGCTCCATTTACCCAGGCTTCTGTTTGACGTCAGTGGCTCGGCGACCGTAGGCAACCTGGGTGAACGGAAGATGAACTGACTCGGGCGGAGCGGTGTACTGGCGCGGGGTGTGATCGGGCCATTCGTCCTGATTCTGGCGTAGATAACGCCATTAATGCACGTCAAAGCCGGGTGAATGAACCCCTCCGCAGGGGGTTCGCCGTGCATACGATCGCGCCTCCAGGGCCTCGAATGAGACCTAGATCACCCCTTCGGTGCTCGCTGTGGAGGGATCTCCTCCGGTGGCCCGCCCGAGGCCCCGACCCGACACTGGAGCAGTGCGTACCGCGACAGCGGCGGCTGCGGCCGTCACGACGACCCTCCTCGGTGCCGGCGCGGCCGCCGTCGCCGTCGCCCGGCACGCCGCCGACGCGGCCCTGCGGTCCGAACCGGGCCGCCCGCTCCCCGGCGGACCGAAGCTCAGCGTCCACTCCGCCGCCGACGGCCGGATCACGCTGACCCGTTCGCTCGCCTCCCTGCGACCCGGCACGTACGGCCTGGTCGCACCCGGTGTGCACGCCGTCGTCGGACCCGTGCTCCCGGACGCCGGTCCCGGCCCGGACGCCGTCGTACGGCAGCTCCTCTCCGTCACCCACGGCACCCTCGACCCCGGCACCCGGGTCTCCCTCACCCCCCAGGTGTACGTCGGCAACCCGCGCACCGCCCTCGGGCTCGACCACGCCGACGTGGACGTCCCCGGGGAGCTCGGCGCCCTGCCCGCCTGGTTCGTGCCCGCCGCCCGGGACACCTGGGTGATCACCGTGCACGGGCTCGGCAGCAGCCGGGAGCACCCGATGGTGGTCATGCCCTTCCTGCACCGCCACCAGCTGCCCGTCCTGGACCTCGGCTACCGGGGCGACCTGGGAGCCCCCGCCTCCCCGGACGGCCTCGGCCACCTCGGTGAATCGGAATGGCGTGACCTGGACGCCGCCATCCGCTACGCCCTGCGCTACGGAGCCCGCCGCGTGGTGCTGTACGGCTGGTCCACCGGCGCCACCATGGCCCTGCACGCCTTCGAGCGCTCGCCGCTCGCCCACCGGATCTCCGGGCTGGTCCTGGACTCCCCGGTGCTCGACTGGCACACCACCCTGCGCGGGCTCGCCGCGGCGCGCGGGGTCCCCGGCGTGGTGCTGCCGCTGGCCGTCCGGGCCGCCGAGGGCCTCGCGGGCCTGCGCGCCGACCGCCGGCCGGCGGGCTCCGACCCCGGCGCGCTCCGCGTCCCGGTACTGATCTTCCACGGCCCGGACGACGCGCTCGCCCCCTGGGCGCCCTCGCGCAGGCTCGCCGCCGCCCGCCCCGACCTCGTCGCGCTGCACCCCGTGAGCGGGGCCGGGCACGGCGCGATGTGGAACGCCGACCCGGCCGGCTACGAGGAGGCCCTGCGCCGCTTCCTCACCCCTCTTATGTGAAGACCGGACGAAGGGCCGTTCAGCGGCCCGGTGAACGGCGCGGGTGAACTGCCGGGTGAACGGCCGGGTGAACGGCCGAGAAAGGCCACGTGCCGAGGCCCGTCATGTGAAGGCCCTGTGACGGACAGGGCCCCACGGGCGGCTTGTCCCGGTCTGCGCTGCGGTGAACGACGGCAACGGCCGATTCCGTTTGGGCTTTCGGCCAGTGACGGGCGAGACTGCTTCCGTGACGTCCCGAAAGCCTGATGAGCAGTTGGCTCGCGACTCCAGACTCCGACTCGTCTCGCCGCGCTCCGTCGCCGCGGCCCGCAAGGCGGTGACCGACCGACGCACCCGGCCGGCGCCCAGGCCCCCGGCGGGCACGCCCGCCACGGCCGACCTCGCGAACCGGGCCCGGGCCTCGCTCGCCGACGCCGTACGCCTGACCCGCTGGGCCGAGCGCAACCTCGGCGCCGGAGACGGCGGCCGGCCCGCCCCCACGGGCGCCCTGCCCGCGGCCGACGTCGAACGCGCCGCCGCGGAACTGGGCCTGACGCACGGCCAGATCCAGGTCGGCTGGGACCGCGCCCGGCTCGCCGGACTGGTCGAGGTGCACGGCGGCCATGCCCGGCCCGGCTGGCGGCTGCGCGCCTGGGACCGCGACGACACCGCCGTACTGCGCGGCTGGGTCGCCCTCTTCGACGCCTGGTCGCTGGTCCATCCCGCACCCGCCGACATCGCCCCTTCGGCCGTCGCCGAGGTCGTCGAGGCGATGCCCCAACTCCTCTCCCTGCTCCAGCTGTCCGCCGGACCCGTCACCGTCCCGGACCTGCTCGACCTGCTCGGGCAGCGCGTCACCGAACTGCGCGACGAGCGGTGCGAGATCCCCTACGAGGCCGAGCCCGCGACGGCGCTGACGTCCGCCGCCGCCGGCCCCGCGGAGGCCCGCCCCGTCCCGCTCGCCCGGCTGCTGCGCTGGGCGCTCGGCGGACTCGCCGCCGTGGACGCCGTCACCCTCGGCCCCGCCCGGGCCACGCTCACCCCGCTCGGCAGCTGGGCCGTCTGGGTCAAGCTGGAGCAGATCTGCGTCGCGGCGCAGAGCACCGCCGGGAACATCGAGCAGTCCGCCGCCGCCATGCTGCACGGCTGCGCGCGGCTCACCCCCGGCCCGGCCCGCGCCGAGTACCAGGCCTGGCTCGCCGCCCGGCCCGTCGGCCACGCGGTGGCCGAGCTGCTGCAGGCCGCCCGGGGCGAGGACGCCCTGCTGCGCGGCCTCGCCTTCGAGGCGTTGCGCGTGGTCGGCGCCCCCGCCGAGCCCGAGGTGCGCGCCACCGTGCGCGAACCCGCCCTGCGCCCCTACGCCCTGCTCTGGCTCGCCGAGCACGACGGCATCGACCCCGACGAGGCGCAGGACGTCCTCACCGCCGAGGAGTCGACCTGGCTCTGGGTGGACACCGCGGCCGCCATCGCCGACCACGGCGAGGCCGAGCTGCTGGCCCGCCACCTCGACTCCGCCGTACGGACCACCGTCCCCCGGCTGCTGGACGAGGTCCGTGCGGTCGGCCATCCGCGCACGGTGCAGGTGCTGGTCGCGCTCGCCGCGGCCCACCCCGACCCGACGCTGGCCAAGGCGGTCCGACGGGCGGCCTTCCAGGTCCACACCGGCGGCGAGTGACTCCCTAGGAGAACGGGGACGGGCGCGCCGCACGGGTCAGACCTGCGGCGCGTACGTCCCGAAGCTCCAGACGTTGCCCTCGGCGTCGCGGGCCATGTAGTCGCGGGAGCCGTAGTCCTGGTCGGTGGGCTCCATCACGATCTCCGCGCCGTGCTCGACCGCCCGCCGGTGGTGGGCGTCCACGTCGTCGACCACGACATAGACCCCCGAGGGGCCGGCGCCCTCCATGGCCTTGTCGAAGACCCCGCCCTTGCCCGAACTGCCCAGCATCACCATGCCGTTGCCGTACGCCAGCTCGGCGTGCGTCACCGAGCCGTCCTCACCCTCGTAGAC
Proteins encoded in this window:
- a CDS encoding putative cobaltochelatase, whose amino-acid sequence is MSTPYPFTAVVGQSDLRLALLLNAVSPAVGGVLVRGEKGTAKSTAVRALSALLPQVDVVSGCRFSCAPAAPDPSCPDGPHESGPGALRPARMVELPVGASEDRLVGALDIERALAEGVKAFEPGLLADAHRGILYVDEVNLLHDHLVDVLLDAAAMGASYVEREGVSVRHAARFLLVGTMNPEEGELRPQLLDRFGLTVEVAASREPSQRVEVVRRRLAYEDDPAGFAIRWAGDEHEVRARVVAARALLPKVSLGDTALLQIAAICAGFEVDGMRADIVMARTATALAAWAGRTDVRKEDVRQAALLALPHRRRRNPFDAPGLDEDMLDRILDEFPDEEPEPEPEPDPEGPDDDGPGDGGPDGGPGGTPPQDPGAPAETPEAPEAPEAPESGEAPADAPEAPQPSAQEAAGPEQAAVRAAEPFRTKMLSVPGLGEGASGRRSRARTAHGRTTGAQRPRGHLTKLHLTATIQAAAPHQKARGRDGRGLVIRKDDLRQATREGREGNLVLFVVDASGSMAARQRMSAVKGAVLSLLLDAYQRRDKVGLITFRGATAELALPPTSSVDAAAARLEQLPTGGRTPLAAGLLKAHEVLRIERLRDPSRRPLLVVVTDGRATSAGNTGGRTDSSPRELAGHSARLLQAGGVASVVVDCESGPVRLGLAGVLARDLGGPAVTLDGLRADSLAGLVKNVRTAVTSTASPHSSSNSNRRAA
- a CDS encoding cobalamin biosynthesis protein, with the translated sequence MRADRVFAYGATAGLIGDRILGDPRRGHPVAAFGRAAAAVERSLWRDDRARGLLHTLVCAGGAAAVGALGARAVRSRPAAARIALTAAATWAVVGGTSLGREARAIGGALAAGDIEVARERLPHLCGRDPQALDGQQMARAVVESVAENTSDAVVGALVWGAAAGVPGLLAFRAVNTLDAMVGHKSPRYLRYGWASARLDDLAGWPGARLTAAAAVLAGPDRRGAVRAWRADAAAHPSPNAGPVEASFAGALGVRLGGTLAYGGRVEHRAVLNGGAGRPVEVADIERAVRLSRQVTWLALGACVAARLLVSRTTREGRRG
- a CDS encoding inorganic phosphate transporter, with translation MEHITLLLGIVIITALVFDFTNGFHDTANAMATTISTGALKPKTAVAMSAVLNLVGAFMSVEVAKTISKGLVNEEGIQPEVIFAALVGAILWNLVTWLVGLPSSSSHALMGGLIGAAVASAGIGAVNGSVVVTKVLIPAIAAPLVAGIAAYLAAKLTYKLGDKVGEKTSRKGYRAGQIASAGLVSLAHGTNDAQKTMGIITLALIAGGAIAPDANPPVWVIVSAGMAIAMGTYLGGWRIIRTMGSGLTDLHPQQGFAAQTSAASVILASSNLGFSLSTTHSCSGAVMGAGLGRKGGVVRWSTATRMFIAWGLTLPAAALVSAGAELVMRIGDVGIAAVTLFLIGSCLAIWFISRRQVVDHNNVNEVEPARAEEPGVVTTAIAAVTVPPTVAAAGTTAAATTAEVTDEALKATIPAATQTPAAPAAAV
- a CDS encoding alpha/beta hydrolase family protein; translation: MRTATAAAAAVTTTLLGAGAAAVAVARHAADAALRSEPGRPLPGGPKLSVHSAADGRITLTRSLASLRPGTYGLVAPGVHAVVGPVLPDAGPGPDAVVRQLLSVTHGTLDPGTRVSLTPQVYVGNPRTALGLDHADVDVPGELGALPAWFVPAARDTWVITVHGLGSSREHPMVVMPFLHRHQLPVLDLGYRGDLGAPASPDGLGHLGESEWRDLDAAIRYALRYGARRVVLYGWSTGATMALHAFERSPLAHRISGLVLDSPVLDWHTTLRGLAAARGVPGVVLPLAVRAAEGLAGLRADRRPAGSDPGALRVPVLIFHGPDDALAPWAPSRRLAAARPDLVALHPVSGAGHGAMWNADPAGYEEALRRFLTPLM
- a CDS encoding VOC family protein: MAGVPSICPTLVYRDAKAAIRLLTEAFGFSQVAVYEGEDGSVTHAELAYGNGMVMLGSSGKGGVFDKAMEGAGPSGVYVVVDDVDAHHRRAVEHGAEIVMEPTDQDYGSRDYMARDAEGNVWSFGTYAPQV